The following are encoded in a window of Candidatus Moraniibacteriota bacterium genomic DNA:
- the rpmA gene encoding 50S ribosomal protein L27, producing the protein MAHRKAGGSTRLGRDSISKRLGIKIFGGQPAKSGNIIVRQRGTKFRPGKNVRKGADDTLYASNDGIVSFLKKKVISYTGKIVKRQYVHVKDPIELKK; encoded by the coding sequence ATGGCACATAGAAAAGCAGGTGGATCGACGCGTCTAGGACGAGATTCTATATCGAAAAGATTAGGAATCAAAATTTTTGGAGGACAGCCCGCAAAAAGCGGAAATATTATTGTTCGTCAGAGAGGAACAAAATTTCGTCCTGGGAAAAATGTAAGAAAAGGTGCAGACGATACTCTCTACGCATCAAATGATGGTATTGTAAGCTTTCTCAAAAAGAAAGTTATTAGCTATACTGGAAAAATAGTTAAACGACAATACGTACACGTCAAAGATCCTATAGAATTAAAAAAGTAA
- a CDS encoding cation-transporting P-type ATPase: MNFFQGNKEAFQQKTNSRSKRWHSMSAKEVFDGLKTSLSGLTSNEAARRLVQDGKNELPKKKSHRTIILFLEQFSDTLVIILLVASALAFATGATRDGVIILIIVFLNACIGFFQEYKAEKVMEKMRTLTSDKALVFRDGERQEIEAQFLVAGDVVFVDAGTEMPADGYIVESYSCRVDGFIFSGESRPEKRQVGVMKEETGLSDIENMIFMGESIVSGEARLVIVSTGEETELGKLAKITTAVVEEPTPLQKRMQMLGKSIAVLSIFIGGVVMLVGQYLHFSWYENFLLALALAVSVVPEGLPAAISVSLALGMKRLLKKNVLAKRLSAVETLGSVTIICTDKTGTLTKNELTVTKMIVGGSIFSVSGSGYEPKGVFSLDGKTVKSEEIPHGDLLFRIASLCNDADLVEENGKYSILGDPTEGALVVAAKKYNAEPNFFLSGQGKLMEIPFSSERMCMSVAYEAKKNYLGNEENVKYSYVKGSPDVLLSLASKRLDESGNIIHFSEEEKQSVRNQYENLSSQALRLLAFSFRDISQVKEGSYESEMERDLVWVGMLAMIDPPRIGVANAVKKCKEMGIRILMITGDYATTAEAIAREAGIISGEKGKSFDVIGGKDLEKLTDKEIAKNIHTRDVVFARIAPNQKLRIATILQSEGEIIAMTGDGVNDAPALKKANIGIAMGIIGTDVSREASDMILLDDNFSSIVEGVHEGRVIFSNIRKFVHYVFTSNVSELFTVILGFIFQLPTPISAVQILAIDLGTDVFPSFALGLEPAEPEKKLDTPSAKGEDTSSSKNIFHQKMKKLFPKQKIIDVQGIRRLIILGGIMAIGAVFAFVWSLQRGGWFWGATIDTQSELYLEAATAAYVVLAVSQMANLFEARSERLRMHQIGWFRNKYAWGALLMSFFILGLFLYVPFFQKYLGTRPVDGYDWLVVFFTTGFVFLYEEWRKKTIAKIERK, encoded by the coding sequence ATGAATTTTTTTCAAGGGAATAAAGAAGCATTTCAACAGAAAACTAATTCTCGATCAAAACGATGGCATTCTATGTCTGCGAAAGAAGTTTTTGATGGATTAAAAACGTCTCTTTCTGGACTAACTTCTAATGAAGCAGCTCGTCGACTTGTGCAAGATGGAAAAAACGAGCTTCCAAAGAAAAAGAGTCATCGAACAATAATTCTCTTTCTTGAACAATTTTCTGATACGCTTGTTATTATTCTTCTTGTGGCTTCAGCTCTCGCCTTTGCTACTGGAGCAACCCGAGATGGTGTAATTATTCTTATCATAGTTTTTTTAAATGCATGTATTGGCTTTTTTCAGGAATATAAAGCTGAAAAAGTTATGGAAAAAATGCGGACACTTACTTCTGACAAAGCTTTGGTGTTTCGTGATGGAGAACGTCAAGAAATTGAAGCCCAATTCCTTGTTGCTGGAGATGTTGTTTTTGTCGATGCTGGTACTGAAATGCCTGCTGACGGATATATTGTAGAAAGTTATTCTTGTCGAGTAGACGGATTCATTTTTAGTGGAGAATCTCGTCCAGAAAAAAGACAAGTGGGTGTGATGAAAGAAGAAACAGGCCTCTCTGATATTGAGAATATGATCTTTATGGGGGAGTCAATCGTTTCCGGAGAAGCTCGTTTAGTTATTGTTTCAACTGGGGAAGAAACTGAATTGGGAAAATTAGCAAAAATAACAACAGCTGTTGTTGAAGAACCTACACCACTTCAAAAGCGTATGCAGATGTTGGGAAAAAGCATTGCTGTTTTATCAATATTTATTGGGGGTGTGGTTATGCTCGTGGGTCAATATTTGCATTTTTCTTGGTATGAAAATTTTCTTTTGGCTTTGGCTCTTGCTGTTTCAGTTGTTCCAGAGGGATTGCCAGCAGCAATATCAGTTTCTTTGGCACTTGGGATGAAACGATTACTTAAAAAGAATGTTCTTGCTAAAAGACTTTCGGCTGTAGAAACATTAGGATCCGTTACTATTATTTGTACCGACAAAACAGGGACGCTTACAAAGAATGAGCTCACGGTAACAAAAATGATTGTGGGAGGTTCTATTTTTTCGGTAAGTGGATCGGGATATGAACCAAAAGGAGTTTTTTCTCTTGATGGAAAAACTGTTAAGTCCGAAGAAATTCCTCATGGAGATCTTCTTTTTCGAATAGCATCTCTTTGTAATGATGCTGATTTAGTTGAAGAAAATGGAAAATATTCTATTTTGGGAGATCCTACAGAAGGTGCTCTTGTTGTTGCGGCAAAAAAATATAATGCTGAACCGAATTTTTTTCTTTCAGGACAAGGTAAGTTAATGGAAATACCTTTTAGTTCAGAAAGGATGTGTATGAGCGTTGCTTATGAAGCAAAAAAGAATTATTTAGGGAATGAAGAGAATGTAAAATATTCCTATGTAAAAGGATCTCCGGATGTGCTTCTTTCTTTGGCCTCTAAAAGGTTAGATGAATCTGGAAATATAATTCATTTTTCTGAAGAAGAAAAACAATCCGTTCGAAATCAATATGAAAATTTATCCAGTCAAGCCCTGAGATTATTAGCTTTTTCTTTTAGAGATATTTCTCAAGTAAAAGAGGGTTCCTACGAAAGTGAAATGGAACGTGATCTTGTTTGGGTTGGAATGTTGGCAATGATAGATCCTCCTCGAATTGGAGTTGCGAATGCTGTAAAGAAGTGCAAAGAAATGGGGATTCGTATTCTTATGATTACGGGTGATTATGCAACAACGGCGGAGGCTATCGCACGAGAGGCTGGGATTATTTCAGGAGAAAAAGGTAAATCTTTTGACGTCATTGGTGGTAAAGATTTGGAAAAGCTTACAGATAAAGAGATTGCAAAGAATATTCACACAAGAGATGTTGTGTTTGCTCGAATTGCTCCAAATCAAAAACTTCGAATTGCAACAATCCTTCAATCAGAGGGGGAGATTATCGCTATGACGGGAGATGGTGTGAATGATGCTCCTGCTCTAAAAAAAGCAAATATCGGTATTGCTATGGGTATAATAGGAACGGATGTTTCTAGAGAGGCATCGGATATGATTCTTTTGGATGATAATTTTTCTTCCATTGTAGAGGGTGTTCATGAGGGTCGTGTTATTTTTTCTAATATTCGAAAGTTTGTTCATTATGTATTTACATCGAACGTAAGTGAACTTTTTACGGTTATTTTGGGTTTTATTTTTCAATTGCCTACACCCATTTCCGCTGTTCAAATTCTTGCTATTGATTTAGGAACTGATGTTTTCCCATCATTTGCTCTCGGATTGGAACCGGCCGAACCAGAAAAGAAGTTAGACACGCCTTCAGCAAAAGGAGAAGATACATCTTCATCAAAAAATATTTTTCATCAAAAAATGAAGAAGCTTTTTCCAAAACAAAAAATAATTGATGTGCAAGGTATTCGTCGTCTTATTATTTTAGGAGGAATTATGGCAATTGGTGCTGTTTTTGCTTTTGTTTGGTCTCTTCAACGAGGTGGTTGGTTTTGGGGTGCTACGATTGATACGCAGAGTGAATTGTATCTTGAGGCTGCTACGGCAGCATATGTCGTTCTTGCTGTTTCACAAATGGCAAACCTTTTTGAAGCTAGAAGTGAACGATTGCGTATGCATCAAATCGGATGGTTTCGTAATAAATATGCATGGGGGGCTCTTTTGATGTCATTCTTTATTTTAGGACTTTTTCTCTACGTGCCTTTCTTTCAGAAATATCTCGGAACACGTCCTGTAGATGGATATGATTGGTTGGTGGTATTTTTTACAACAGGATTTGTTTTTCTTTATGAAGAATGGAGAAAAAAAACGATTGCAAAAATAGAAAGAAAATAA
- a CDS encoding UMP kinase — MNKEKRCVISLGGSLIVPDEIDWKYLSDFHNLIIEYVEKGWNFILITGGGKTARKYQESAYRVDPDLTDEDKDWLGIHSTRLNAHLMRTIFRKYAYPRINTNPHDLEDFSFAKEPIIIAAGFRPGCSTDYDAVLLAKYLGISSLINLSNIDYVYDKDPKIFPEAKKIKETTWADFRKIVGDVWNPGLNAPFDPIAAKLSQENDLRVIIMNGKKLERLRAYLEGEAYEGTQIY; from the coding sequence ATGAACAAAGAAAAAAGATGTGTCATTTCTTTAGGTGGATCACTTATTGTTCCTGATGAGATAGATTGGAAATATCTCAGTGATTTTCACAATCTTATTATTGAATATGTTGAAAAAGGTTGGAATTTTATTCTTATTACTGGAGGAGGAAAAACAGCGAGAAAATATCAGGAGTCCGCATATCGTGTTGATCCAGATTTGACTGACGAAGATAAGGATTGGCTTGGTATACACTCCACACGATTGAATGCTCATTTGATGCGAACAATTTTTCGTAAATATGCCTATCCAAGAATCAATACAAATCCTCATGATCTTGAGGATTTTTCTTTTGCGAAAGAGCCTATTATTATTGCAGCAGGCTTTCGTCCTGGTTGTTCTACTGATTATGATGCCGTTCTTTTGGCAAAATATTTAGGCATATCATCCCTTATTAATCTTTCCAATATTGATTATGTTTACGATAAGGATCCAAAAATATTTCCTGAAGCAAAAAAAATTAAAGAAACGACATGGGCTGACTTTCGAAAAATCGTTGGCGATGTTTGGAACCCAGGGCTTAACGCTCCATTTGATCCTATTGCGGCAAAACTTTCTCAAGAAAATGATCTTAGGGTTATAATTATGAATGGGAAAAAACTGGAAAGATTGAGAGCTTATTTGGAAGGGGAGGCATACGAAGGTACACAAATATATTAA